In Hermetia illucens chromosome 1, iHerIll2.2.curated.20191125, whole genome shotgun sequence, one genomic interval encodes:
- the LOC119661400 gene encoding uncharacterized protein LOC119661400, which translates to MSLRAIKKRESRPYRKQQQQETTHALHALTSHSRKSTGTELSNSIESPKHRSQSLPNLLDAEEHLLLAQAKKYPSWRSETDVSKLIANFEQNANLISAKSEVCLKTISVHRTVHGNMSRPGTGGIATTASNRELSTRYRNDTLNNNPSSPARRMSEHSISAYSQTSNLTTPSDIEVRGFADTACVRIPIIGYEVMEERARFTVYKLRVENPFSNDCWLVLRRYTDFVRLNNKLKQAFPHITLQLPRKKLFGDNFNSVFLDNRVQGLQRFVNSIMANHELRNASVVREFFCLDEPPTYSDSMEECRAIFEAQEETIAHLKLQLKHKDDLILSLQQKLRNEISEKDDLKSKFNHINSSTKCAKCGSLTTSSMNSSS; encoded by the exons ATGTCGTTACGTGCAATAAAGAAACGCGAGTCAAGGCCCTACAGAAAGCAACAGCAGCAAGAGACGACGCACGCGCTGCACGCATTAACGAGTCACAGCCGGAAGTCAACCGGGACCGAACTATCGAACAGTATTGAATCTCCGAAGCACCGATCGCAGTCGCTGCCGAATCTCCTTGACGCGGAAGAACACTTGTTGCTGGCGCAAGCCAAGAAATATCCGTCGTGGCGGTCGGAAACTGATGTCTCGAAGCTCATTGCCAACTTCGAGCAAAACGCAAATTTAATTAGTGCAAAGTCTGAGGTCTGCCTGAAGACGATTTCGGTTCATAGGACAGTGCACGGGAACATGTCGCGGCCGGGAACCGGTGGCATCGCCACGACCGCGAGTAATCGTGAGCTGTCTACACGCTACCGCAATGACACGCTCAACAACAATCCCTCGTCGCCGGCGAGACGCATGAGTGAGCACAGCATCTCGGCATATTCACAGACCAGCAACCTGACGACACCTTCAGACATCGAGGTGCGCGGATTCGCGGACACAGCATGCGTCCGCATTCCAATTATCGGCTACGAGGTCATGGAGGAGCGCGCACGCTTCACCGTTTACAAGTTACGGGTGGAAAATCCATTTTCAAATGATTGCTGGCTGGTGCTGCGACGCTACACCGACTTCGTCCGCCTCAACAACAAACTGAAACAGGCCTTCCCACATATCACATTGCAGCTACCGCGAAAGAAACTCTTCGGCGACAATTTCAACTCGGTCTTTCTGGACAATCGAGTCCAAGGACTGCAACGATTCGTCAACTCGATCATGGCCAACCACGAGCTTAGGAACGCGAGCGTCGTGCGAGAGTTCTTCTGCTTGGACGAGCCCCCGACTTACTCGGATAGTATGGAGGAGTGTCGT GCAATATTTGAAGCCCAAGAAGAAACCATAGCCCACCTAAAATTGCAACTGAAACATAAAGACGATCTTATTCTATCCTTGCAACAAAAGCTACGcaacgaaatatctgaaaaggacGATCTTAAATCAAAATTCAA CCATATCAATTCATCCACAAAGTGTGCTAAGTGTGGAAGTCTCACAACGTCGTCTATGAACTCTTCTTCATAG
- the LOC119656978 gene encoding 28S ribosomal protein S15, mitochondrial, producing the protein MNNIFTLRFLPQGPRQFVREYAFKSELKIKWVRPEKISCILPEKSGDLSPMPKIDGKTPLPGFVNSKQLETASEETKSLFSLENNSRVWTTRTYQQSLIREVQRHSLDFGSMEAKLAKMTATIRAMQEEMKIHPRNLRRKVILKELIDKRKKFLKYLRRWDYKRFEWILEKLDLVYKSPPAEFHWVTRKESLKKLAILHCENLKQQRLDAYRRILESQQVEFLEKKLKNLEFIRKEQQECQVAVTVSEEEIKAVRKQLQELKASREKQEEVADR; encoded by the exons atgaataatattttcaCATTGAGGTTCCTCCCGCAAGGCCCTCGCCAATTTGTGCGGGAATATGCATTCAAGTCGGAGTTGAAAATTAAGTGGGTCCGCCCGGAGAAGATATCGTGCATCCTTCCTGAGAAAAGTGGTGACCTGAGTCCAATGCCCAAGATAGATGGGAAAACTCCGCTGCCTGGATTTGTTAACTCGAAACAGTTGGAGAC AGCCAGCGAAGAAACTAAATCACTTTTCAGCCTGGAAAACAACAGCAGAGTGTGGACTACGCGGACCTACCAACAAAGTTTGATTCGCGAGGTTCAGAGACATAGTCTGGATTTCGGATCAATGGAAGCTAAAT TGGCCAAAATGACTGCAACCATACGCGCCATGCAGGAAGAGATGAAAATACACCCCCGGAACCTGCGACGGAAAGTTATTCTCAAGGAGTTAATCGATAAACGTaagaaatttctgaaatatcttCGTCGCTGGGATTACAAACGATTCGAGTGGATTCTTGAGAAGTTGGATCTAGTTTACAAATCTCCTCCGGCGGAGTTCCATTGGGTCACCCGCAAGGAATCACTAAAAAAACTCGCCATACTTCATTGTGAAAATTTGAAGCAACAACGATTGGATGCTTACCGGAGAATATTGGAAAGCCAACAGGTTGAATTTCTCGAGAAGAAGCTGAAGAATTTGGAATTCATTCGGAAAGAGCAACAAGAGTGTCAAGTCGCCGTGACTGTGTCGGAAGAGGAAATCAAAGCGGTGCGGAAGCAATTACAAGAATTGAAGGCGAGTCGAGAGAAGCAAGAGGAAGTGGCCGACAGATAA